From the Triticum urartu cultivar G1812 chromosome 4, Tu2.1, whole genome shotgun sequence genome, the window ACGGCGCCCGCGTCTGGCTTGGCACTTTCGACACCCCGGATGCCGCCGCGCTCGCCTACGACCAGGCCGCCTTCTCCGTGCGCGGCCCGGCCGCCGTCCTCAACTTCCCCGTCAAGCTTGTGCAGGAGTCGCTGCGCGCGCTCGGGCTCGGCGTCGGccgcgcccccgccgccgcgGGGGACTCGCCTGCTCTCGCGCTCAAGCGCCGGCACTGCATCCGGAAGAGAAACCCCAAGAACAAGAGGAGGACTGGCAcgtcggcgacggcgacggcggtaGATGCTGCATCGTCATTGCCAACTTGCGTCCTGGAACTGGAGGACCTTGGAGCCGACTACCTCGAGGAGCTGCTCACCTTGTCCGATATGCATGATACGAGCCCGTCATGGTCATGGTGAACCAACACCTCCTGGCTGCCACCGCTGCGCATCCATTTCTTTCCGTGAGAGCGACGCTACACAGCCGCAGCAGCGAGCCAGCGACACCGCAGAACCGCTGTACCATGAGCTTGTATTCTACCATGATCGTGCAATTCATTCAGAATTATTTTTTGTTCCTTTGCATGATTCGTCTATGAAAATACAACCGTGAAGGAACGTGTGGTTGAATTGTTAGAAGAGTTATGATACCCGGCCCTCCACGGATCAAACCTGGTCAACTCATGAGCATTTTCACCAAGAAATGACATCCACTATTATTGTTACCGAAGGAAACAGAAAACAAAACCCTCTGTAAATTGCGTCCACAACATGGTTTCTATATAGCACTAATTTTGTCTATTTTTTCTAAGAGGAATCCGATGCCTtattagagcatctctagcagacctcAAATATCATTGACCCGCAAAACCGCTTTACAGTTCGTGAAAAACGGTTTTGCGGGCCGGCGCGGGCACCGGCCGAGCAGACCCCGCAGAGTGGAACCGTAAAACGGAATATTTGCGGATATTCCGTTTTATAGTTCTGCTATGCGGTGTCTGCTCTGCCGGCGCTCGTGTCGGCCCGCATATCAGATGCGTTTTTATCTGAATTTGACacatatgccatatgttcagaaTTACTAATTTAATATAAAAAATGTCAATATTACAATACAACAATCATCCAAATTACAATAATTACTTAAATCACCGAAGCAAACTAAATAATTCAATACAAAACTTGTCCCGAATACAAATCACACATGAATTAAATGAAAATGAATGGAAAAATGGAATGTGTTACTGCCCAGCCCTTTGCCAATGGTACTCAACGAGATCCTCCTGAAGCTGAAAGTGGGTGTTTGCATTTTCAGTCTCATGTAGGTTTAATGAAAAGCTCTAATGCGGTTAGGGTCTCTAACTGGTTCGACACGGCTACCCACCACTaatagaaaaagggtcaaacgtgaagcacattagtgccggtttgaatttgagccggcactaatggtaccattagtgccggttcgaatgactatgcattaatgccggttcgtgttgaacctttaataccggttcgtgccacgaaccggtactaaaggggtgatggcagtctggcgtcaggctggggccccacgatcacctttagtaccggttcgtggcacaaaccggtactagagggctaacctttagtaccggtttgtgccacgaaccggtactaaaggggtctgacctatagtaccggtttgtgacacaagccggcactatagggcaattttcaaactctaccccccctcccccccgtgtgtcgccatttcagttctgaaaaaatcaaaagaaaatgataaaaacttcaaaaaataaaatccttcgagaggtagttatattactacatctactagttaggaaaatttgaaaacttaaatttggacatgttttgcaaaaagtgtagggaaaatgtaaaacggctataacttttgcatacgatgtcggaaaaaaacgtataatatatcaaaaaattcagcacgaaaatccgcatccgatggagactgCCTATGGCTTGTTTCGAATTTTTTAGagtcctcaaattccaaaagtaaaaaaagatatggtcaaattttagttttttttaaaaaaattattaaatctggtcaaactacttattcaagaagtattaatgttactacataattattcaagaatattagtgttactaaataattatttcagttttttaaattttgatcaaatctggtcaaactatggtcaaactgtggtcaaactatggtcaaacttattcaagaaatattagtgttactaaataattactgtttttttagaataatagtttcaaactcaaacagtgaaatgtgtgacttcatgctcaagctaaactcccgagggttagtaggattggcatcttactattgtcaggaaaacaacaagtgcagacttggaaacgaaggagaatagaacccgaaagttaagcgtcctcgggctggagtagtgagagggatgggtgaccggtcgggaagttagatgatttggaatgagtgatccacacttaagcagttaagagaggtgattagagactaaatcaccaaataattcaaaaaaatttaaaaaaaaaatcaaattttttttccaaaattttcaaaaaaaaatttcaaaaaaaaaacctttagtaccggttggtaacaccaatcggtactaaaggtcccccataccagggcgcgagctcatgccacgtggtggcactttagcgccggttcgtgccgaaccggtactaaaggggggggggctttagtgcccaccaattagtgccggttatggaaccggcactaaaggcccttacgaaccggttttaaagctccgttttctactagtgcacaTTGTCGTAGAAGAACTTCAAGTTCATGCCTCTCTCATCTTCGAGAtcatattgtgaagaataacacAACATGCCATGATGTTTTTCAAGGATTGCTTGTCCCAAAAACGAGCAGGACTACTAACAATGGCAAACCTAGATTGCAAAACCCCGAATACTCTTTCAGTGTCTTTTCGGTCTGCCTCTTGTACCCTTGCAAATTCACATTGTTTCCTAGTTTGGGGGCCTTTGATACTCTTGATAAATGTGCACCAAGAAGGGTATATACCATCTGCAAGATAGTACCCCTTTGTGTATTCATGCCCATTGATAATGTAGTTGCAAGCAGAAGCATCACCACTAGCAAGCCTAGCAAACAAATGAGACTGTTGCAACACGGTGATATCATTGAGAGTACCCGACATACCAACAAAGCAATGCCTCCATAAATCCTCGGATGCTACAGCCTCTAGCAAAATTGTTGCATCATGAGACTTGCGACAATACATTCCCTGCCATGCCTTCGGGCATTGTTTTCAAGTCCAGTGCATACAATCAATGCTTCCTAGCATGCCAGGCCAACCTCTTCTCTCACTAGATGCCATCAATTTTTTGTGTCTTCACGTTGGGTGCCCGAAGATATCCAGGACCAAAGACACGGATGATCACTTTGGCAAACCTACGCACTGACTCAGTTGTAGTATCTTCACCAATGCGAAGGTACTCATCGGCATAGTCAGCTGGAATGTTGTATGCAATTACCCGCATAGCTACCAAGATTTTTTGATATGCACTAAATCCCTTCAAGCCCCCGACATTTCTTCTTTGAGTAAAATATCGACAATTGGCCTCACAAGCTTGCACTATTTTTACAAAGAGGGATCGGCGCATTCGGCACCTTCTCCGGAAGAGGTGCGGCGGATATGTTGGATTGTCCACGAAGTATTCTTGCATCAACATCTCGTTCCCGAGATGGCGATTCCGAGGAATGCAAAGACGGCCGATGGTCGATCCTCTCCATCTCTTTTGGTTCTCATCTTCATGCTCCTTGATGGCGAGGGCCATCACCAACGTCTGCTGCTGATAGTTAACAAGCAGCGTCTCAACATCCGAGTTGTCCAAATCGGACGAATCCTCGAGCAAAACCTTCTCGCACAGGCTCAATTCCATCTAAATTCACAAATATGAACGCCGCATTAACCAACTATGCATACCGCATCCCAAAGCACAAGCACAAGTACTCACTGGCAGCTCGGGGCGGTGGCTCTGTGGCAGTGGATCCCGGGGCGGCGACGGTGACTAGGACGGCTCGTATCGGCGGATCCGGGGAGCTGGTGAAGCGGCTAGGTGGAAGAGGGGAGGGGCACTCCCGCGGCACGATTTCGCCCGCACATTTGCCCGGAATCGCCGGCGGCGGACGGGCGGAACCAATGGCGGGCGGCGATGGAAGGGGGTGGGGAAAGGGCGCGGGCTCAAATTTCCCTCCCGACAACCGCTTTCCTGGGATACTTGGCACCGCCGTGGCGAGGGGGAAATCTGCGCTTTCGCGGGTTGGGGATGGGATTTTACCACGCGCCTAAAAAAATTATGGGTCCGACGCATTTGCGGGATCTGGTCGGGCAACATTTTACGCGCGGACCCATATTTTGGCGGTTATTTTGCGGGTCGGGGCATTAtacggggtctgctagagatgctcttattACTTAGTTCATGGCACCGTCATCCACTATAACATCTCGAATACAAGTTGGAGAAACACTAAACCAAATTTTTCATAAATTTAAAAGGCAACCCTCCCTAGCTAAATTGCGAGAAACTTTGTTCGCCAttcgcctggcccaagccatTCGCTACTCGTGGACGCCTGACAACATCTTTGTTATCTCCTGGACAAGAGGACCAAAATTGGACCAGTCGATATCGCCCGAGTTATGTACCTGCGCCACAAGTTGTTTGTCAGTTTCGAGAACAAGCTTTTTGGTGCCAACTTCAATCGCAAGTTGCACTCCTTGTCGACAAGCGAGCAGCTATGTGTGTTCAGGAATAGTGATATTAGCGAAAGAATGACACGCTCTGAAGATCCCACGAAGATCACCCACCGCAACTCCGCCGCCACCCCCTGCTCTTCGTTTCTTCGAAGACCCATCTACATTAACTTTGAGCCAGCTTTCCGTCGGTGGCGTCCAAAGATCCTCTCTGTTCACCATCAGGGCTGTCCCCTTCGGTGCATGGACCTTCGTCCACTCGGCAATCTGGTGCCACACCCGATTAACCACATCACGAGCTCGTTCAAACACCCATGTATCTTTAGCATTGTTTTGCACTAGCCACTTGTGATACAGACTCATGATCATAATAGCTCTTTCCGGCTCCTTTTTTGAACGCATCCAGTGAAACAACCACCCATCTAGCTTCTTCTGTGTATCAACAAACTCTGGAGGCATGAAATCAGTAGCTGCACAATGGTTCTTGTGCACAAACTCCTAGTAGACCTTGGCATAAGGGCATCTCCAAAATCTGTTGAGCACCGATTCTTCCCAACCGCCACATGCCAAACAAAAAATTCGAGGTTTTATACAACTGCTTGCAGCTCAGCTCCCATGGCCAAGGCATTCTTTAGCAGCCTCCACATGTGTATTTTTGCTTTCCCATGGACCTTCGTGCTCCAAAGTTTCTTCCATTCGGTGTGCATAGCAACCGAAGAAGAACTCTCTGGCGAGCATGCTTGCATGGGCTTGGTCTTCATTTCCAAATGATAGGCCGATCGTACCATGAATATTCCATTCTTCGTAAAGTTCCATGCCAACATATCATCTCTGCCCAGCCCACCAACAACATCTGGAGAATATTTGCAGCGTCACTCTCATGTAAGACCCACAACGAAGTTGGCATGTCCCATTCCTTCCCTGAATAGTCTAGGAGATTATTCACTGTAGCAACAATATGCATATCCCTCGCCCCACTGGTTTCATACCTCTAGTTCTAGGGATCCAACTATCAT encodes:
- the LOC125553475 gene encoding ethylene-responsive transcription factor ERF094-like codes for the protein MDQADDHSYYHGYSISFCSGAQCTHHQHAPQAHPDMGMETDHQLLSFLMEEATSSSNGSSASTPPTSAWEAGNGNGESSSRGENMAAPAAWPASEPGRSGPDSPLIGVRKRPWGKYAAEIRDSTRNGARVWLGTFDTPDAAALAYDQAAFSVRGPAAVLNFPVKLVQESLRALGLGVGRAPAAAGDSPALALKRRHCIRKRNPKNKRRTGTSATATAVDAASSLPTCVLELEDLGADYLEELLTLSDMHDTSPSWSW